A region of Candidatus Paceibacterota bacterium DNA encodes the following proteins:
- a CDS encoding type IV secretory system conjugative DNA transfer family protein, producing MVLNFKAEGHEKFTTPQEEIDFLRERLAHREQTASREKEAPTRDIPKEIIKEYSEKPVAEVLHPEKVMPEQEVDRIVLELKPEQHDKQMEELLGILIDKGARNAISVVEKMDNPHLTDDFHRILVQYVKSAGKISDLEKDKQVWKAIHMRLYEIILPEATGENQTRGFKELVTTMEQFYAGMLSVSDGRDNFPGRNYFTLEIALSNWSSEIVFYASVSEDKSELLEKQLLGLYPEARIREVKDDYNIFNENGASVGAYGAFTKSQVFPIKTYAEFDHDPLPVILNVFSKLKKEGEGAAIQFSISPVGDYFLKKYGGVLDQLKRGMSAKDATDVPYTVGQEVGKFAKELFMGVPSPKKIDGKDVIDDEAIKHVTEKISSTIVNTNIRVIASAETTARAEEILGGLQSAFNQFTDTRGNGIEFKQLKRHDLLKLFQEFSYRLFSQDYPLPLNLKELTTMFHFPEEVSSAPQLKQARSATAPAPLDAPTEGTLLGINKHRGEERKIFVTSEDRMRHFYVIGQTGTGKTVILKNMIIQDIKAGHGVCMIDPHGTDIEDILGSIPREREKDVIYFDPAHTERVMGLNMLEYDLERPEQKTFVVNELISIFNKLFDMKVAGGPAFEQYFRNSALLVMEHPESGNTLLDIVRVLADKSFRDMKLSYCNNPVVTQFWANAIKTSGEQSLANFVPYISSKFDPFLSNDIMRPVIAQEKSSFNFRQIMDERKILLVNLSKGRLGDLNAHLIGLILVGKILIAALSRVDALGEKLADFYLYVDEFQNITTDSISTILSEARKYRLSLNLAHQFIGQLDEKTKNAVFGNVGSMALFRVGSEDAEFLEKQLSPIFSARDLMNLDNYNAYMKMLMKGQPARAFNIETIAPRAGDSFAAARIKEASYQKFGAPRAEVEDHIVQKYRQTGI from the coding sequence ATGGTTTTAAACTTTAAAGCTGAAGGGCATGAAAAATTCACGACTCCTCAAGAGGAAATTGATTTTTTGCGTGAGCGTTTAGCACACCGAGAGCAAACTGCATCAAGAGAGAAAGAGGCACCAACAAGAGACATCCCAAAAGAAATAATTAAAGAATATTCCGAAAAACCGGTCGCCGAAGTTCTGCATCCAGAGAAAGTTATGCCAGAACAAGAAGTTGATCGCATTGTTCTAGAGCTAAAGCCAGAACAACACGATAAACAAATGGAGGAGCTTCTCGGTATCCTTATCGATAAAGGAGCCAGAAATGCTATTTCTGTCGTGGAGAAGATGGACAACCCTCACCTCACGGATGATTTTCACAGAATACTCGTTCAGTATGTTAAAAGTGCTGGAAAAATTTCAGATTTAGAAAAAGATAAACAAGTCTGGAAGGCTATTCATATGCGTCTTTATGAAATTATCCTTCCAGAAGCAACCGGCGAGAACCAAACAAGAGGATTTAAGGAGCTCGTGACGACAATGGAACAGTTTTACGCTGGAATGCTCTCTGTTTCAGACGGCCGTGACAATTTTCCTGGTAGAAATTATTTTACACTTGAGATTGCTTTATCAAATTGGAGTAGCGAGATAGTTTTTTATGCTTCGGTTTCAGAAGACAAGAGCGAACTTTTAGAAAAACAGTTACTTGGACTATACCCAGAGGCTCGTATTAGAGAGGTAAAGGACGATTACAATATTTTTAATGAAAATGGCGCTTCTGTTGGGGCGTATGGTGCATTTACAAAAAGTCAGGTCTTCCCAATAAAAACATATGCAGAATTTGATCACGACCCACTACCAGTTATCCTTAATGTTTTTTCAAAACTTAAAAAGGAGGGGGAAGGTGCAGCGATTCAGTTTTCTATCTCCCCTGTTGGCGACTACTTTCTAAAAAAATATGGCGGAGTGCTTGATCAATTAAAGCGGGGAATGTCGGCAAAAGACGCGACAGATGTTCCGTATACGGTCGGACAAGAAGTCGGCAAGTTTGCAAAAGAGCTTTTTATGGGAGTTCCGTCTCCTAAAAAAATTGACGGTAAAGACGTTATTGACGATGAAGCAATAAAACATGTTACAGAAAAAATAAGTAGTACGATTGTTAACACAAACATTAGAGTAATTGCCTCAGCTGAAACTACCGCACGAGCCGAAGAAATTTTGGGTGGTCTACAGTCCGCCTTCAATCAGTTCACAGATACACGTGGTAACGGAATAGAGTTTAAGCAATTAAAGCGTCATGATTTATTAAAACTTTTTCAAGAATTTTCTTATAGGCTTTTTTCCCAAGACTATCCATTGCCACTAAATTTAAAAGAGCTTACGACTATGTTTCATTTCCCCGAGGAAGTTTCTTCGGCTCCACAGTTGAAACAAGCCCGTTCGGCGACAGCGCCAGCTCCGCTTGATGCTCCAACCGAAGGAACACTTCTTGGTATAAACAAACACCGCGGAGAGGAGAGGAAAATTTTTGTTACTAGTGAAGATAGGATGCGCCACTTCTATGTTATTGGTCAAACTGGTACGGGTAAGACAGTAATCTTGAAGAATATGATTATTCAAGATATCAAGGCTGGACACGGTGTATGTATGATTGATCCGCACGGGACAGATATCGAAGATATTTTAGGAAGTATTCCTAGAGAGAGAGAAAAAGACGTTATTTATTTTGATCCAGCACACACCGAGCGAGTGATGGGGCTTAATATGCTTGAATATGACCTTGAGAGACCGGAACAGAAGACCTTTGTAGTTAACGAGCTTATTTCTATTTTTAACAAATTGTTTGATATGAAGGTGGCTGGTGGACCCGCCTTTGAACAATATTTTAGAAACTCAGCTCTTTTGGTGATGGAGCACCCAGAATCTGGTAATACACTTCTTGATATCGTGCGTGTTCTAGCTGATAAATCTTTTAGAGATATGAAATTGTCGTACTGTAACAATCCAGTAGTCACGCAGTTTTGGGCCAATGCAATTAAGACTAGTGGGGAACAATCGCTTGCAAACTTTGTTCCGTATATTTCAAGTAAGTTTGACCCATTTTTATCGAACGATATTATGCGTCCGGTTATCGCTCAAGAAAAATCATCTTTTAATTTCAGACAGATAATGGATGAGCGAAAAATCCTTTTAGTTAACCTGTCAAAAGGAAGACTAGGGGATTTGAATGCGCACCTGATTGGCCTTATTTTAGTCGGGAAAATCCTTATCGCAGCTCTTTCTCGTGTGGATGCTCTCGGAGAAAAATTAGCCGATTTTTATCTATATGTGGACGAGTTCCAGAATATTACTACTGATTCTATTTCCACAATTCTTTCTGAGGCGAGAAAATATAGACTATCTCTTAATCTTGCCCACCAGTTCATTGGACAGCTTGATGAAAAAACAAAAAACGCTGTTTTTGGAAACGTTGGTTCAATGGCACTGTTCCGTGTCGGTAGTGAAGATGCAGAATTTTTAGAGAAACAACTTTCACCAATTTTTTCCGCGCGAGATCTAATGAACCTAGACAATTACAACGCATATATGAAGATGTTGATGAAGGGGCAACCGGCAAGAGCCTTTAATATTGAAACAATTGCGCCAAGAGCGGGGGACTCATTTGCTGCGGCGAGAATCAAAGAAGCCTCGTATCAAAAATTTGGCGCTCCTCGTGCAGAAGTAGAGGATCATATTGTTCAAAAGTATCGTCAAACGGGAATCTAG
- the ndk gene encoding nucleoside-diphosphate kinase, producing the protein MAHEKKETSLIIFKPDTLQRGLLGEMIHRFERKGLKIVGLKMIQLEDAILEEHYSHIKEKPFFGGIKKYMKATPVVVLAITGINAITAIRTVVGPTKGHEAPAGTIRGDFSMSGQSNIVHASDSKESAEAELKRFFKEGELFDYERPNFPFIYADEAF; encoded by the coding sequence ATGGCGCACGAGAAAAAAGAAACATCACTTATTATTTTTAAACCAGACACTCTTCAGCGTGGACTTCTTGGTGAAATGATTCACCGCTTTGAAAGAAAGGGGTTGAAGATTGTTGGTCTTAAGATGATTCAACTAGAAGATGCGATTCTTGAAGAGCACTACTCACATATAAAAGAAAAACCATTTTTTGGTGGAATAAAAAAATACATGAAGGCAACTCCAGTTGTTGTTTTGGCAATAACAGGAATTAACGCGATTACAGCTATTCGTACTGTTGTCGGACCGACAAAAGGACACGAAGCTCCAGCTGGAACTATTCGTGGAGATTTTTCAATGAGTGGTCAGTCTAATATTGTTCATGCGTCAGATTCTAAAGAATCAGCAGAAGCAGAGCTAAAAAGATTTTTCAAAGAAGGAGAATTGTTTGATTACGAACGTCCAAATTTCCCTTTTATCTACGCAGACGAAGCTTTCTAG
- a CDS encoding MBL fold metallo-hydrolase, which produces MTTTKKLKLSFYGGTGEVTGSNFLVEAGGKKILVDCGLYQGSKIGDARNLNPLLYNAAEVDALFVTHAHIDHIGRIPKLVKDGFRGDIYSTAPTKGISDLSLVDSLGVLGKEAKRDNHPVIYHEEDVTRAMKQWKTVKYHEPIVIGDFSVVFRDAGHILGSAMVEITYNGKKILFTGDLGNSPAPLLRDTEAVTDADYMVIESVYGDRNHESVDERKKRTEQVIEETISSGGVLMIPAFSIERTQDLLLEINNLVENKRIPPISIFLDSPLAIKVTKVYRESQDFFNKEALGIIHGGDDIFNFPGLKLTPTTEESKGIIDYPNPKIIIAGSGMSNGGRIVHHEQHYLGDPKNTLLLIGYQAAGTPGRMLQEGAKKIRINGEDIDVRARIVNISGYSAHKDGDHLFKFVKATADTLKTIFVVHGEPKTTMFFVQRLRDYLGLNAYAPQAGESVELDF; this is translated from the coding sequence ATGACCACGACCAAAAAATTAAAACTCTCATTCTATGGTGGAACTGGTGAAGTAACTGGTTCCAATTTTCTTGTTGAGGCTGGTGGTAAAAAAATATTAGTTGATTGCGGTCTATATCAAGGAAGTAAAATTGGTGACGCTAGAAATCTTAACCCGCTTTTATATAATGCCGCTGAAGTAGACGCTCTTTTTGTTACCCACGCTCATATTGACCACATTGGCCGTATTCCAAAGCTCGTTAAGGACGGCTTTCGTGGTGATATTTACTCAACGGCGCCAACAAAAGGAATTAGTGACCTTTCTTTAGTAGATAGTCTCGGTGTTTTGGGGAAAGAAGCGAAACGCGACAATCACCCTGTTATTTACCACGAGGAAGATGTTACCCGTGCGATGAAGCAATGGAAGACGGTTAAATACCATGAACCAATAGTAATTGGTGATTTTTCTGTTGTTTTCCGAGATGCCGGACATATTTTAGGCTCAGCAATGGTAGAGATTACATACAATGGTAAGAAAATTCTTTTTACTGGAGATCTTGGTAATTCTCCCGCACCATTGCTTCGTGATACCGAAGCAGTAACAGACGCAGACTACATGGTCATTGAAAGCGTTTACGGCGATAGAAATCACGAAAGCGTAGATGAAAGAAAAAAGAGAACAGAGCAGGTTATCGAAGAAACGATAAGTTCTGGGGGGGTGCTTATGATTCCAGCGTTCTCAATAGAAAGAACCCAAGATCTTTTGCTTGAAATAAATAATCTTGTTGAGAACAAAAGAATTCCGCCAATATCTATTTTTCTAGATTCACCGCTTGCAATAAAGGTGACAAAAGTTTACCGAGAGAGTCAGGATTTTTTCAACAAAGAAGCACTAGGTATTATTCATGGGGGTGATGACATTTTTAATTTCCCAGGATTAAAACTAACACCCACCACAGAAGAGTCTAAAGGAATTATTGATTACCCAAACCCAAAGATAATTATTGCGGGTTCCGGTATGTCAAACGGAGGTAGAATTGTTCACCACGAACAACATTACTTAGGTGATCCAAAGAACACCCTTTTGTTAATTGGTTATCAAGCCGCTGGTACACCAGGGAGAATGCTCCAAGAGGGAGCAAAAAAAATAAGGATAAATGGTGAAGATATCGATGTTCGAGCACGCATCGTGAACATTTCTGGGTACTCTGCTCATAAAGACGGTGATCATTTATTCAAATTTGTAAAAGCGACTGCGGATACTCTAAAAACAATTTTTGTGGTTCACGGTGAACCAAAGACAACTATGTTTTTTGTTCAGCGGTTGCGTGATTATTTGGGTCTTAATGCTTATGCTCCACAAGCGGGTGAGTCCGTAGAACTTGATTTCTGA
- the rplT gene encoding 50S ribosomal protein L20 — protein sequence MTRVKRGVTANKTRRNVLQKVKGFRFGRSTKEAMAHEALVHAGKYSFAHRKDKKNDYRRLWTVRINAAIRPYGLSYSKFINILKTKNIEIDRKVMSDIADTKPESFKRLVEFATSK from the coding sequence ATGACAAGAGTAAAAAGAGGAGTCACAGCCAATAAAACAAGACGTAATGTCCTTCAAAAGGTAAAGGGTTTTCGTTTCGGCCGTTCAACCAAAGAAGCAATGGCACACGAGGCTTTGGTTCACGCAGGAAAGTATTCTTTTGCTCATCGTAAGGATAAGAAAAATGACTATCGCCGTCTTTGGACAGTACGTATCAATGCTGCAATTCGTCCTTACGGTCTTTCTTACAGTAAATTCATTAATATACTTAAAACAAAGAATATTGAAATTGACCGAAAAGTTATGTCAGACATTGCTGACACAAAGCCAGAGAGTTTCAAGCGCCTCGTAGAATTCGCAACATCAAAGTAA
- the infC gene encoding translation initiation factor IF-3 — protein sequence MSVKLRINNQIRAQELRVIDAEDGNLGVMSFVDALARAKEKGLDLIEISPDIVPPVAKIMDYGKFQYEQSKKNKKIKAHAHVTETKTVQVKIGTSEHDLGIKAKKVSEWLKDGHRVRADLYLAGRAKYMDEKFLKSRLERILVLISENYKVADPFKKAQKGYSIVLEREGKNAGATEKLENDKNK from the coding sequence GTGTCCGTTAAACTCCGTATAAACAACCAAATAAGAGCCCAGGAGCTACGCGTTATTGATGCCGAGGACGGCAATCTAGGCGTTATGTCGTTCGTTGACGCCTTGGCACGAGCAAAGGAGAAGGGGTTGGATTTGATTGAAATATCGCCTGACATAGTCCCACCGGTTGCAAAAATAATGGATTATGGTAAATTTCAGTACGAGCAGAGCAAGAAAAACAAGAAGATTAAGGCCCACGCTCATGTGACCGAGACCAAGACCGTTCAGGTCAAAATCGGCACATCTGAGCACGATTTAGGCATTAAGGCTAAGAAAGTGTCTGAATGGCTTAAAGACGGGCACCGCGTCAGGGCGGACCTCTATCTCGCAGGAAGGGCAAAATACATGGATGAAAAGTTCCTAAAAAGCCGTCTTGAACGCATTCTTGTTCTAATTAGCGAAAACTATAAAGTTGCAGATCCTTTCAAAAAAGCGCAGAAGGGGTATAGCATTGTTCTAGAAAGAGAGGGTAAAAACGCAGGAGCAACAGAAAAACTAGAAAATGACAAAAACAAATAA
- a CDS encoding DUF5679 domain-containing protein has protein sequence MDEKIIGYCVKCKEKREMKDVQEVEIKPGRPAAKGTCTVCGTGMYKILPSKK, from the coding sequence ATGGATGAAAAAATAATTGGGTATTGTGTGAAGTGTAAGGAAAAGCGTGAAATGAAGGATGTTCAAGAGGTTGAAATCAAACCTGGCCGTCCTGCCGCAAAAGGTACGTGTACAGTGTGTGGAACTGGAATGTACAAAATCCTTCCTTCAAAGAAATAG